Below is a window of Cytobacillus firmus DNA.
AAATTAATGATCTGATTAATCGGGAGTATAAGCTTCAGCTTGAAAATAAGACAAATCAGCTTAAGGTTCTGCAGTCACAGGTTAATCCGCATTTTTTATACAATGCATTGCAGTCAATTGGAACTGCGGCCTTGAAAAATCAGGGCCCGCAAATTTATTCTTCTGTTACCCGCCTTTCAAAAATCATGAGGTACAGCATGAATATGGAGGAGGGGATGGTTCCTCTTCAAAAAGAGATTGACCATACCAAGGCCTACCTTCTGCTCCAAAAGGAACGATTTGGTGATCAGCTTCAGTTTAATTTTCAGCTTGATGATGAAGCATTGGGGTTCCCTGTCCCGAAAATGATATTACAGCCTTTAGTGGAGAATTACTTTAAACACGGCTTTGATGCACGCGAAAAAACTGGAGAGGTTAAAATAACCTGCAGACAGGATGAATTTTACCTGGATCTTCTTATTGAGGATAATGGCACAGGCGTTTCTGAGAGCAGGCTGGAGGAAATCCGGATGCATTTGATGAATGACAGGATAGGGCAAAAGGGTGAGTCAATGAATATCGGACTGAAGAATGTTTATGTCCGGTTAAAACTTTATTATGGCAGACGGGCTTACCTGCAGCTTAAGAACTTGGAGCAGGGCGGGCTGCTGGTTTCTATTAAACTTCCAAAAAGGATGGAAGGTGGAAAAGATGAAAGCAATTATTGTGGATGATGAACAGCATGTGCGGGAAGGTTTAATGCTTCTTGGAGATTGGAGCCGTTTGGGGATTGACACGATCATGGAGGCGGCAGATGGAAATGAGGCCATAAAGCTGATTAAAGAGCATCGCCCGGAAATCATATTCACAGATATGAGCATGCCAAAGAGAGATGGCATAAGCCTTTTAAAATGGATACATTCTTCAGATCTATCCAGCAAGACGATTGTTGTCAGCGGATATGATGATTTCGACTATATGAGGAATGCCATCTGTTATAAAAGCTTTGATTATATCTTGAAGCCTATCGATCCGGACATTTTGAATGAAATCCTGGAAAAAGCCATTAATGAATGGAAGCAGCAAAATCCTCCAGTAGAATGCCATCAGGAGCAAAACAGGGAAATGAATGTGATCCAGCAAATAGAACAGTTTCTGCTGGAAAGTTATAACAAAGATATTAATCTGCAGGAAATTGCAGATAGATTTTATTTAAGCAGGGAGTACATCTCCAGGAAGTTTAAACAGGAATATCAGGCTACTATTACAGACTTTATAACGAATGTCCGAATGAACAAGGCCAAGGAGCTTCTGCAGAACCATAAACTGAAAATCTATGAAATTGCTTTTCAGGTTGGCTATCAGGATGAAAAGTATTTTAGCAAAGTCTTTAAAAAGACTGAGGGAATTTCCCCAAATGAATATAGAAATATGAATTAAGAAGGAGGAAGATCCATGATTAACGTGCTTGTCTGGAATGAGAATCGCCATGAGCAAAAGGATGAAAAGGTAAGGGCAGTCTATCCTGATGGTATCCATGGTGCCATTGCGGATTTTTTAAGTGGAGAAGATTTTAAGGTGAAAACAGCGACATTGGATGAGCCCGAACATGGACTCAGTGATGCTGTCCTGCAGGAAACAGATGTTTTAGTCTGGTGGGGGCACCTGGCGCATGGGGAAGTTGAGGATGCAATCGTCGAAAAAGTAAAACAAAGAGTACTCGATGGAATGGGGCTGATTGTCCTTCATTCCGGCCATTTTTCTAAAATTTTTAAAGTGCTGATGGGAACTTCCTGTGATTTAAAGTGGAGAGAAGCGGATGAAAAGGAACGAATTTGGATTGTAGACCCGAGTCATCCGATTGCAGAAGGACTTGGAGAATATATTGAACTGGAAAAAGAAGAGATGTATGGAGAACATTTTGATACCCCTGCACCGGATGAGCTTGTAATGGTGAGCTGGTTTGAAGGCGGTGAGGTTTTCCGGAGCGGCTGCACATACAAGCGGGGAAAAGGAAAAATCTTTTATTTCCGTCCGGGACATGAAACGTATCCAACCTATTATCATAAGGACGTCCAGCAGGTTATTAAAAATGCTGTTAAATGGGCGAAGCCGGCTGATCTTCCGGTACCGGTCTATGGAAATGCGGAGCCGCTTGAGAGTATCAGTGTGAAACAGGAAGGAGTGGAGAATTAAGATGAAAAAACTCAAGATTGGGATCATTGGATGCGGAAGTATAGCCAAGCATCGGCATATGCCTGAATATCATGCAAGCAGCGGGGCTGTCATTGCAGCAGTATGTGATATTAATGAAGGGCGTGCAAAAGGATTTGCTGATCTCTACGAGGCGAAGGCATACACCGATTATAGGGAATTGTTGGATGACAAGGATATAGATGCAGTGAGTGTCTGCACCCCGAATTATCTGCATGCCCCAATTTCAGTTGCAGCATTGAACGCGGGCAAGCATGTTTTATGTGAAAAGCCAATGGCCACTTCTATGGAAGAGGCGCAGGATATGATAGAAGCGGCCCATAAAAATGGAAAGAAATTAATGATTGCTCATAATCAGCGCTTTGTTCCATCTCATAAAAAAGCAAAGGAGTTGATTGCAAGGGGGGAAGCGGGAAAAATCTACAGTTTCCGGACTGCTTTTGGACATGGCGGGCCGGAGGGATGGAGTGCAGATGGCAAAGAAAGCTGGTTCTTCAAAAAGGATCAGGCTTTTATTGGCGCGATGGGTGACCTTGGTGTCCATAAGACCGACCTCTTGCGTTACCTTCTGGGAGAAGAGTTTGCTGAGGTCGGAGCATTTGTCGAAACAAGTGCCAAAGCCGGTGCTGATGTCGATGATACAGCCGTATGCGTTTTGAAAACGGAAAGCGGTGTGATCGGTACATTGGCTGCAAGCTGGTCTTACGTATCTAAAGAAGACAATTCTACAATTATTTATGGTGAAAAAGCTATTTTGAGACTCGAGGATGATCCGGTGAACTCTCTCATTGTTCAGTATGCAAACGGTGAAACAGTGAAGTACGAGCTCGGCGGAATCCAGACAAATGAAGAAGGCGGGCAAAAGAGTTCAGGGGTCATTGACCACTTCATTGAAAGTATTTTAAATGAACAGGAGCCTGCCATCTCCGGTTCCGAGGGAATGAAGTCGCTCCAAGTGATTCTTGCTGCCCTGGAGTCCAGCGAAACAAAGCAGATTGTAAGAATTAATTGAGGTGCATCCATGAAAAAACTTCGGATCGGAATTATCGGTGCTGGCGGAATTGCCCAATCCCGGCATATTCCCGTTTTAATGAAATTATCGGAAAGTGCTTCCATAACAGCTATCTGCGATGTGAATGAGGATACTGCACAGCTGGCTGCAAAGAAGTTTGGAATCAGCAGCGCTTTTACAGATTATAAAGAAGTATTCAATGAAACAGATGCCGTGGTTATTTGTACACCGAATAAGTTTCATGCTGAAATTACTGCTGCTGCGCTGGAGGCCGGGCTGCATGTTTTGTGTGAGAAGCCGATGGCCATGACGGCGGAAGAATGCAGGAAAATGATTGAGGCAAGAGACAGGTCCGGGAAGGTATTGGCCATTGCTTATCACTACCGGTTTATGAAAGAGGCACAGGCTGCCAAAAAACTCATTTCAGAAAATGAAATTGGCACTCCGTTTGCAGCCCGGGCAAGAGCGATGAGAAGAAGAAAGGTGCCGGGCTGGGGTGTTTTTATCAATAAGGAACTCCAGGGCGGAGGAAGCTTGATTGATTATGGCTGCCATTTGCTTGACCTCTCGCTTTGGCTTTTGGGAAACCCGGCTGAAACGGAGGTATCCGGTACAGCTTACAATACATTAAGCAAAATGCCTGATCAGGTGAATCTATGGGGCAGTTTTGACCATCAATCCTTTGAAGTAGATGATCATGTGACAGCTTACATAAAATTTGCGAATGGCGCTTCCCTTCTTTTTGAGACTTCCTGGTCTGCCAATATTGAACAGGATGATGAAAGCCTCAGTCTTTCAGGGCAGTATGGAGGAATTGATTTATTTCCCTTCAGTTTAAATCAATCCAAACATGGAATGCTCCTGAATACACGTTCTGAATGGCTCCCGGGAGAAGATGACTATGCTTTAAAGCAGGCACGGAACTTTATTAACAGCTGTTTGGGCAGCGAAGAATTTATGGTTAAAGCAGAAGAAGCACTGCAGACAACCAGGATTATTGATGCGATTTACAGTAGCAGCAATCGAGAAATTTAAGAGAAGCCAGGAGGGGATTTTGTGAAGCTCGGCGTATTTACCGTATTATTTGCTGAGAAAAATTTTGAAGATATGCTCGATCATGTGAAAGCTGCAGGACTTAAGGCTGTTGAAATCGGAACGGGAGCCTATCCCGGTAACGCTCACTGCAGCCTGCAGGAGCTTTTGGAAAGCAATGAACTCCGGGATGATTACCTTAACAAGGTTTTGTCGAGGGGGCTAGAAATCAGCGCATTCAGCTGTCATGGCAATCCGATCTCACCTGATAAAGCATTTGCAAAGGAGTCAGACCGTGTATTATGCGACACGATTAAGTTAGCCAGCTTAATGAATGTTCCGGTTGTTAACTGTTTTTCCGGCACTGCAGGTGACGGGGATGGAGCAAAGCATCCGAATTGGCCGGTCGCACCGTGGCCGAATGAGTATGGAGAAGTGCTGAAATGGCAATGGGAGGAGAAGCTCATTCCTTACTGGAAGAAAGCAGGACAATTTGCCAAAGACCATAATGTGAAAATTGGTCTCGAACTGCATGGAGGATTTCTAGTGCACACTCCTTACACGCTTTTAAAATTAAGGGAAGAAACATGTGACGCCATTGGGGCCAATCTGGATCCAAGCCATTTATGGTGGCAGGGCATCGACCCTGTGGCAGCAATCAAGATACTGGGAAGAGAAAATGCCATTCATCATTTTCATGCAAAAGATACCTATATTGACCAGGAAAATGTGAATATGTACGGGTTAACGGATATGCAGCCGTATGGCAATGTGCAGACCAGGGCGTGGACATTCAGGTCAGTCGGATGCGGACACAGCCTGCAGGAATGGTCTGATATGATGAGCGCTTTGCGCACATTTGGTTATGACTATGTTGTCAGCATCGAGCACGAAGATCCGCTTATGTCGATTGAAGAAGGATTTACAAGAGCAGTAAGGAACCTAAAATCCATCTTAATCGAAGAGCAGCCTTCGGAAATGTGGTGGGTATAAAACAGGGAGGGGAAATAGCCCCTCTCTGTTTTTTCGACAAATTTCTCAAAAAGGGT
It encodes the following:
- a CDS encoding response regulator transcription factor, with product MKAIIVDDEQHVREGLMLLGDWSRLGIDTIMEAADGNEAIKLIKEHRPEIIFTDMSMPKRDGISLLKWIHSSDLSSKTIVVSGYDDFDYMRNAICYKSFDYILKPIDPDILNEILEKAINEWKQQNPPVECHQEQNREMNVIQQIEQFLLESYNKDINLQEIADRFYLSREYISRKFKQEYQATITDFITNVRMNKAKELLQNHKLKIYEIAFQVGYQDEKYFSKVFKKTEGISPNEYRNMN
- a CDS encoding ThuA domain-containing protein, encoding MINVLVWNENRHEQKDEKVRAVYPDGIHGAIADFLSGEDFKVKTATLDEPEHGLSDAVLQETDVLVWWGHLAHGEVEDAIVEKVKQRVLDGMGLIVLHSGHFSKIFKVLMGTSCDLKWREADEKERIWIVDPSHPIAEGLGEYIELEKEEMYGEHFDTPAPDELVMVSWFEGGEVFRSGCTYKRGKGKIFYFRPGHETYPTYYHKDVQQVIKNAVKWAKPADLPVPVYGNAEPLESISVKQEGVEN
- a CDS encoding Gfo/Idh/MocA family protein — its product is MKKLKIGIIGCGSIAKHRHMPEYHASSGAVIAAVCDINEGRAKGFADLYEAKAYTDYRELLDDKDIDAVSVCTPNYLHAPISVAALNAGKHVLCEKPMATSMEEAQDMIEAAHKNGKKLMIAHNQRFVPSHKKAKELIARGEAGKIYSFRTAFGHGGPEGWSADGKESWFFKKDQAFIGAMGDLGVHKTDLLRYLLGEEFAEVGAFVETSAKAGADVDDTAVCVLKTESGVIGTLAASWSYVSKEDNSTIIYGEKAILRLEDDPVNSLIVQYANGETVKYELGGIQTNEEGGQKSSGVIDHFIESILNEQEPAISGSEGMKSLQVILAALESSETKQIVRIN
- a CDS encoding Gfo/Idh/MocA family protein; the encoded protein is MKKLRIGIIGAGGIAQSRHIPVLMKLSESASITAICDVNEDTAQLAAKKFGISSAFTDYKEVFNETDAVVICTPNKFHAEITAAALEAGLHVLCEKPMAMTAEECRKMIEARDRSGKVLAIAYHYRFMKEAQAAKKLISENEIGTPFAARARAMRRRKVPGWGVFINKELQGGGSLIDYGCHLLDLSLWLLGNPAETEVSGTAYNTLSKMPDQVNLWGSFDHQSFEVDDHVTAYIKFANGASLLFETSWSANIEQDDESLSLSGQYGGIDLFPFSLNQSKHGMLLNTRSEWLPGEDDYALKQARNFINSCLGSEEFMVKAEEALQTTRIIDAIYSSSNREI
- a CDS encoding sugar phosphate isomerase/epimerase family protein, with amino-acid sequence MKLGVFTVLFAEKNFEDMLDHVKAAGLKAVEIGTGAYPGNAHCSLQELLESNELRDDYLNKVLSRGLEISAFSCHGNPISPDKAFAKESDRVLCDTIKLASLMNVPVVNCFSGTAGDGDGAKHPNWPVAPWPNEYGEVLKWQWEEKLIPYWKKAGQFAKDHNVKIGLELHGGFLVHTPYTLLKLREETCDAIGANLDPSHLWWQGIDPVAAIKILGRENAIHHFHAKDTYIDQENVNMYGLTDMQPYGNVQTRAWTFRSVGCGHSLQEWSDMMSALRTFGYDYVVSIEHEDPLMSIEEGFTRAVRNLKSILIEEQPSEMWWV